A genomic region of Candidatus Deferrimicrobium sp. contains the following coding sequences:
- the folK gene encoding 2-amino-4-hydroxy-6-hydroxymethyldihydropteridine diphosphokinase, with product MSSRLSDHRGKKCPPASEAVLLLGSNQGRRVRRIRDAVDRLSRETELLAVSRMYASEPFGRFHQPWFLNLAVLAATRHSPWDLLALAKRLELEAGRRGGARWGPRTLDVDILLLGDAVIELPGLVIPHASMAQRRFCLLPAAEVAPEAVVPTYRRTVQQLLDSCEDPLEVIVL from the coding sequence GTGTCGTCGCGCCTTAGCGACCACCGCGGGAAGAAGTGTCCTCCGGCAAGCGAGGCGGTTCTCCTCCTCGGAAGCAACCAGGGGAGGCGGGTCCGACGGATCCGCGATGCCGTGGACCGGCTCTCCCGTGAGACGGAACTGCTCGCCGTCTCCCGGATGTACGCCAGCGAGCCGTTCGGGCGGTTCCACCAGCCGTGGTTCCTCAACCTGGCGGTCCTCGCGGCGACGAGGCATTCCCCGTGGGATCTGCTTGCGCTGGCGAAGCGGCTCGAGCTGGAGGCTGGCCGCCGCGGCGGCGCCCGGTGGGGTCCACGGACGCTGGATGTCGACATCCTTCTTCTGGGGGACGCCGTGATCGAGCTGCCGGGGCTCGTGATTCCGCACGCGTCGATGGCACAGCGACGTTTCTGTCTCCTCCCCGCCGCCGAAGTGGCGCCGGAGGCGGTTGTTCCCACATACCGACGCACG
- a CDS encoding fumarylacetoacetate hydrolase family protein: MKIARYEDKGRVRYGLVDPEGGNVREIAAADPFGRVEATGVVRRIEEVRLLAPVVPGKIVAVGLNYRDHAREMGKMIPEEPLLFLKAPSALNDPGGEIVYPSQSQRVDYEAELAVVIGRKAKNVEERNAAAHILGYTCINDVTARDLQVKDVQYTRAKGFDTFAPLGPWIVTGFDPTEASVRCLVNGEVRQDGNTREMGASVYRLVEFISSVMTLFPGDVIATGTPPGVGSLHVGDVVTIEVGGIGALTNRVVAP; this comes from the coding sequence ATGAAAATCGCGCGCTACGAAGATAAGGGTCGGGTGCGGTACGGCCTGGTCGACCCGGAGGGCGGGAACGTCCGGGAGATCGCGGCGGCGGACCCGTTCGGCCGCGTCGAGGCGACCGGCGTCGTACGGCGGATCGAAGAGGTCCGTCTTCTCGCCCCGGTGGTCCCAGGGAAGATCGTCGCGGTGGGCCTCAATTACAGGGACCACGCACGCGAGATGGGGAAGATGATCCCCGAGGAGCCTCTCCTGTTTCTCAAGGCTCCCTCCGCGCTGAACGATCCGGGGGGGGAGATCGTCTACCCGTCGCAGTCGCAGCGCGTGGATTACGAGGCGGAGCTCGCGGTGGTGATCGGCAGGAAAGCGAAGAACGTGGAGGAGAGGAACGCCGCGGCGCACATCCTCGGCTACACCTGCATCAACGACGTGACCGCGCGTGACCTCCAGGTGAAGGACGTGCAGTATACCCGCGCCAAGGGATTCGACACGTTCGCCCCGCTGGGGCCGTGGATCGTTACCGGTTTCGACCCGACCGAAGCGTCCGTCCGCTGCCTCGTGAACGGCGAGGTCCGCCAGGACGGCAATACGCGGGAGATGGGTGCGTCCGTCTACCGGCTGGTGGAGTTCATCTCTTCCGTCATGACACTGTTTCCGGGGGACGTGATCGCGACCGGGACGCCCCCCGGCGTCGGGTCGCTCCACGTGGGGGATGTCGTGACCATCGAGGTAGGCGGGATCGGCGCCCTCACCAACCGTGTCGTCGCGCCTTAG
- the dapB gene encoding 4-hydroxy-tetrahydrodipicolinate reductase, whose translation MPGVVVCGAMGRMGRAILGVLKEGPNGYFLSGAVEAAGHPLLSQDAFEAAGAGRSGVSITDDFTKAVAAADVAIDFTGADSSARNAGAAAAAGKPIVIGSTGLGPTHMERIRNAAAKVAIVQSPNMSVGVNLMFKVAADVARVLGEEYDVEIVETHHRFKKDAPSGTAVRLADAVATALGRTMEESGVYGRRGMVGERSRKEIGVFAVRAGDVVGEHTLIFGGIGERFEITHRAHSRDTFARGAVRAAAWVLGKPPGLYDMADVLGIGK comes from the coding sequence TTGCCCGGTGTGGTGGTCTGCGGCGCGATGGGGCGGATGGGGAGGGCGATCCTCGGCGTCCTGAAAGAGGGTCCCAACGGATATTTCCTCTCCGGGGCGGTCGAGGCGGCGGGACACCCCCTTCTCTCGCAGGACGCCTTCGAGGCCGCCGGGGCGGGAAGGTCGGGCGTTTCCATCACCGACGACTTCACGAAGGCGGTCGCCGCCGCGGACGTGGCGATCGACTTCACGGGGGCGGACTCTTCGGCGCGCAACGCCGGGGCGGCGGCCGCCGCGGGGAAACCGATCGTCATCGGGAGCACGGGGCTCGGCCCGACCCACATGGAGCGGATCCGGAACGCGGCGGCGAAAGTGGCGATCGTCCAGTCCCCCAACATGAGCGTCGGTGTGAACCTCATGTTCAAGGTCGCGGCCGACGTGGCGCGGGTGCTGGGGGAGGAGTACGACGTGGAGATCGTCGAAACGCACCACCGGTTCAAGAAGGACGCCCCCTCGGGGACGGCGGTTCGTCTCGCCGACGCGGTGGCGACCGCTCTCGGGCGGACGATGGAAGAGTCGGGCGTGTACGGGCGCCGGGGGATGGTGGGGGAGCGCTCCCGCAAGGAGATCGGCGTCTTCGCCGTCCGCGCCGGGGACGTGGTGGGAGAGCACACGCTGATCTTCGGCGGGATCGGGGAGCGGTTCGAGATCACGCACCGGGCCCACAGCCGCGACACGTTCGCCCGCGGCGCCGTGCGGGCGGCCGCGTGGGTTCTCGGCAAGCCGCCTGGGCTCTACGACATGGCAGATGTCCTGGGGATAGGAAAATGA